From Nitrospirota bacterium:
TCCTCTTCAAACCGATCCTGCGCGTCGAGGCTGGCGGGGCTGGTATCGAGCGTGACATCGGCTTGCACCATGATGACTCCTTCGGCGGCCTTGTGGACCGCGGGATCGGTGAAGGTCCGCTTGTCCAGTTCCTTGCAGGGTAGACACCAATCGGCGTAGAAATCGATCAGGACAGGTTTGTCTTCAGCCTTTCCCCGATCAAATACATCATTGCCGAAAACCATCTCCCCGGTCAACGGTTTGGCGAAATAGACCGCCATCCCCAGGAGAATGAATCCGAAGATCTTCTTGATCCAAACCAGCCAGGGTCCTGAACGGGGCAGGGATTTCAGGCTTCCCGAAAATGTCCCCAATAGAAAATAGGGAACCCCCAATCCGAGCGAGAGGGTGAGAAACATGGAGAAGCCCGTGATAGGATCGCGAGTCTGACCGACGTAGAGAAGAAGACCGAGGACGAACGGCCCGATGCACGGGGCTGCCACGATCCCCACGGTCAGTCCCATCACGAGCGCCTGGACGGGCCCGGAATATCCCCGCCTCTTCGGCAACAGGAACGAGGGCACGCGCAGTTCATACAGGCCGAACTGGCTCAGGGCCAACGCGATCATGAGAGTTGAAAACAGTCCCAGGACCCACGCTTTCTGGAGCAGCGATCCGAGCATTTTCCCGGACAGGGCGGCGCCGACTCCGATGGCGGAGTACGTGACGGCGATACCGAGCACATATAGAAGACTCAGCACCATCACCCGCGCGCGACGACTTTCCCCTTGTCCCGTGAAGT
This genomic window contains:
- a CDS encoding thioredoxin family protein; translated protein: MEQDIAGLLLHRGVFLTYGAIFLSGLALNLTPCVYPLIPITVGYFTGQGESRRARVMVLSLLYVLGIAVTYSAIGVGAALSGKMLGSLLQKAWVLGLFSTLMIALALSQFGLYELRVPSFLLPKRRGYSGPVQALVMGLTVGIVAAPCIGPFVLGLLLYVGQTRDPITGFSMFLTLSLGLGVPYFLLGTFSGSLKSLPRSGPWLVWIKKIFGFILLGMAVYFAKPLTGEMVFGNDVFDRGKAEDKPVLIDFYADWCLPCKELDKRTFTDPAVHKAAEGVIMVQADVTLDTSPASLDAQDRFEEDGVPTVLFLDASGVEREDLRIVSFVPPGKMVEKLNQLKSGEIRVSK